GAAAAGAAGTTAAGAGATAAAATTCATTATCCCTTAACTTCCTCATATTCTTTTATATAAATAAGGTATGGCTTACTTTACGTTGCCCACCTTAATCAAGTACTCAGCAATCTGAACAGCGTTCAGGGCAGCACCCTTACGAATCTGGTCGCCAGTCAACCACAATGTGTTACCATTGTCATCAGCCAGATCCTTGCGGATACGACCTACATATACATCGTCCTTACCGGCGCTCTCCAATGGCATTGGATAAACGTAGTTCTGGGCATCATCCTTTACAGTTACGCCTGGAGCAGCCTCCAAAGCCTTGCGGATGTCCTCTACTGCCAATGGCTTCTCAGTCTCGAACCAAACACTCTCTGAGTGAGAACGGAGTGAAGAAACGCGAACGCAGGTAGCACTGGTGCGAACATCAGAGTGCATAATCTTGCGGGTCTCGTTATACATCTTCATCTCCTCCTTGGTATAATCGTTAGGAGTCATCTTGTCAATCTGTGGGATGACATTATATGCCAACTGATGAGGGAACTTATTGATATGCTCAGTCTTACCAGTCTCGATGATATCCTTATACTGCTGCTCAAGTTCAGCCATGGCAGCAGCACCAGCACCTGAAGCACTCTGGTAAGAAGAGATATGAATCTTCTTGATATGGCTCAAGTTATCGATAGGCTTCAACACTACAACCATCATGATGGTGGTACAGTTAGGGTTGGCGATGATGTTGCGAGGGCGGTTCAGGGCATCCTCAGCATTTACCTCAGGCACAACCAGAGGCACGTCGTCGCACATACGGAATGCGCTAGAGTTATCAATCATCACGGCACCATACTTGGTGATAGTCTCGGCAAACTCCTCTGAAGTGCCGCCACCAGCAGATGTGAAAGCAATATCGACATCTTTAAAGTCATCGTTATGCTGCAAAAGTTTGACCTCATAGTCCTTTCCCTTGAAGTTGTATTTTCGTCCGGCAGAACGCTCAGAACCAAACAACACCAAATCATCCATAGGGAAATTTCTCTCAGCAAGGATACGCAGGAATTCCTGTCCAACTGCGCCACTTGCACCAACAATTGCTACTTTCATAATCGAATCTTTTAATTTATAAAGTTGTTATAAGTGTAAACTGTGGAAGAGAAAGCCAGCCTCCTTATCATCTTCATGATTCCTCATTTTCTGATAGCTTCATGATTTCTCATCTTCTGATAGCCGGAAACTGCTTATTTTCTCAAATCCGCTGCAAAGTTAAGACTTTTTCTACAATATCAAGCATAAATTCCCAAAAATTATTGCTTTTTGCTGCAAATTTATCATTTCTGCTTACTTTTCTGCAAGAATATGCAGAAAATTGGAGAAAAATAGTTGCTTATCGTATTCATCAATCAATACGACAGCCCTCATTTCTGTCTTCTGATAAGCTTTCCCCAACACTGCCTTAAAGCGACTACCTAAAGTCTCGGCCAACTCCTCACGTCCATAGATACGTTCTACTCTTGTATTCCTATAGGATATTTCATATTGCTGCCGTTTTTAAAATCTTTCGACAAAGTTACAAAAAATAATGATACAAGCAAAGGAATAGCCCGAAAAAATAGTGAGATAGTAGAATCTATTACATTTTTATGAGAGACTTTTTCCAGACCACACATACATTTTTATTAGGATACACAAATGGGGAAACTAAATATTTTTAATGTTTTTCGAAGTTTTTAACTAAAACGTTTGGCGATTACAGATTTTTTATCTACCTTTGCAGCGATTCTTAAATACTCTTGTAAAAGAGAGTTGAAGTTCGCGCCGATTGTAAAGGACAAGATTATCTGTCGTAACGATGACGATTGGTTTGGGGACTAAAGGATCAAGACATAAGGGAAAGGCGTTTACTTACGCTTTGTTTTGGCTCTTCGAAACTTCGCAACTTTCAAAGTCAAATCAAAAACGAAAGCAACAGTAGATGTCCAAGTGGGTAGATTGTACACCTTAACATCCTATTTTTTGATAGGATGCAGGGATTGTTATATACTATCGGCGTGGGCTTCTGCGTTGCTCGTTCAGACTTGATGAGCAGTGCGAAGGCCTCGAAGAGCGGGATGAGTGACGAGTACAGACTCCCGCGCTTTTTTTATGTCCTACTTTCAAATGTTATATCACAAGCTTTGGAGAGTCGGCTTGTATATATAATAATGTATATGAGCACTAGAAAATTAAATGCTTTGCTATTACTTTTAGGTCTCTCATTGCCTGCTATGGCTCAATCTGTAGACTACTCTATTGTTGCCGTTGGCGAAGAAAGCGGACTTGATTTCAAGAAAATCACTTCAGACAACGATTGCTTGTGCATGCCGGAAGTTAAAAGAAGAGGCAAGAAAATAACATGGTGGTCTGGCAGAGTTATCGCCATGTCACCTACTGAAGAAAAATTAGCTTTCTTATCCTATAAGACCAACAATTCAAACATCTATCTGAAAAATCTGACAGGTGCTGGAACTACGCAGCAGCGCACCAATCGCCAGCAAGTAATAGATTTTTCTTATTCGCCTGACGGACAGAAAATCTGTTTCACCGAAAAGAATGGTTCTTCCAATCGCATTTTCATCACAGACGCAAACAAAGGATATGGTTGCCGACAGGTAACAGCAAACGAGTTTGACTTTTCTCCATCTTACAATGCCGACATGAGTCAAATCTTATTTTGCCGTAAAGAAAACTCTGGCAGCTTTGGCATTTGGAATTATCAATTCAACGACAACTCTTTCTCCAACTTTACGTCTGGATTCAATGCCATACCAGTTCCTAACACCACAGACATTCTCTGTGTAAGATCTTCAGGCATTGGAAACAATGAGATATGGAGAATCAATACAGAAACAGGAGTTGAAGAATGCATCGTATCAGAAGGGAACCGCAGCTTCACCTCTCCTACTATTTCGCCTGACGGAAAATGGATTTTGATGGTAGGCAGCAGTATGAAAGTTGTTGATGTAGCGGGACAGAATAACCCAAATAAGGTATACCCTAATACAGACATCTTCGTTTGCCATATAGACGGAAGTAATCTAACCCAGATTACCTACCATGCTGCAGATGATTTGAGCCCTGTATGGAGTAAAGACGGCAAATACATCTATTTTGTATCACAACGTGGCAGCAGCACTCAAACAGCCAATGTTTGGAGGATTCCATTTATGATAAAGAACTAAAGTAATTGTTTCATTTTTAAATAACAAACATCATGAAAATTAAATTTTTAGCATTAGTAGCAGCGATGATGATCAGTACCACATCGTTTGCACAGTTTTCACAGAGCAAAAGCTCTTCTAACAGCAGTAACGAAATCTCCAAGGGTTGGAACAGCCTGTATGTGCAGTACAACAGTATTGGCACCAGCTACAGTCTTTCATCATTCGACTATGGAGATGAAGATCAGAAAGCGATAGACAATAGCGGTTTGAGCGACAAACTCAATGCATTCTCTATCGGTTACAACCGCGCTATCAATGTGGCACCTTCCATTCCTCTGTATGTTGAGTTTGGTGCAGCCCTTCAGTATGCATTCTATTCAGATGAAGCATCAAATGAAGAT
This Segatella copri DSM 18205 DNA region includes the following protein-coding sequences:
- a CDS encoding aspartate-semialdehyde dehydrogenase, which produces MKVAIVGASGAVGQEFLRILAERNFPMDDLVLFGSERSAGRKYNFKGKDYEVKLLQHNDDFKDVDIAFTSAGGGTSEEFAETITKYGAVMIDNSSAFRMCDDVPLVVPEVNAEDALNRPRNIIANPNCTTIMMVVVLKPIDNLSHIKKIHISSYQSASGAGAAAMAELEQQYKDIIETGKTEHINKFPHQLAYNVIPQIDKMTPNDYTKEEMKMYNETRKIMHSDVRTSATCVRVSSLRSHSESVWFETEKPLAVEDIRKALEAAPGVTVKDDAQNYVYPMPLESAGKDDVYVGRIRKDLADDNGNTLWLTGDQIRKGAALNAVQIAEYLIKVGNVK
- a CDS encoding AAA family ATPase, whose amino-acid sequence is MAETLGSRFKAVLGKAYQKTEMRAVVLIDEYDKQLFFSNFLHILAEK
- a CDS encoding PD40 domain-containing protein, which translates into the protein MLLLLGLSLPAMAQSVDYSIVAVGEESGLDFKKITSDNDCLCMPEVKRRGKKITWWSGRVIAMSPTEEKLAFLSYKTNNSNIYLKNLTGAGTTQQRTNRQQVIDFSYSPDGQKICFTEKNGSSNRIFITDANKGYGCRQVTANEFDFSPSYNADMSQILFCRKENSGSFGIWNYQFNDNSFSNFTSGFNAIPVPNTTDILCVRSSGIGNNEIWRINTETGVEECIVSEGNRSFTSPTISPDGKWILMVGSSMKVVDVAGQNNPNKVYPNTDIFVCHIDGSNLTQITYHAADDLSPVWSKDGKYIYFVSQRGSSTQTANVWRIPFMIKN